A stretch of Campylobacter gracilis DNA encodes these proteins:
- a CDS encoding TRAP transporter small permease subunit, which produces MKGFLRRLERAFDAFANILGVLSIVFLALLVIVVFYNVVARYLFPAANSVAMQELTWWLYSAMFLFGVTYALKENAHVRVDIFYEKFSPTAKALINILGTIFFILPFVALVAFFSIDYVSEAYTSHEASANPGGMQHLWIIKSAITLSYAFLFIYAFGFLIKNINALLDVRENKGSEFLSGNSSGAQSV; this is translated from the coding sequence TTGAAGGGTTTTTTACGCAGATTAGAAAGAGCTTTTGATGCGTTCGCAAATATCTTAGGCGTATTAAGTATCGTATTTTTGGCGCTTTTAGTTATAGTGGTTTTTTACAATGTTGTAGCGCGCTATCTTTTTCCAGCCGCAAATTCCGTCGCTATGCAAGAACTTACGTGGTGGCTATATTCGGCGATGTTTTTATTCGGTGTGACCTACGCACTCAAAGAAAATGCCCACGTTCGCGTGGATATTTTTTACGAAAAATTTAGTCCCACTGCAAAAGCGCTCATAAATATCTTAGGCACAATATTTTTCATTTTGCCTTTCGTGGCGCTCGTGGCATTCTTTTCGATCGATTATGTGAGCGAGGCTTATACGAGCCATGAGGCCAGCGCCAATCCCGGTGGCATGCAGCATCTTTGGATCATCAAGTCCGCAATCACACTTAGCTACGCGTTTTTATTTATCTACGCATTTGGATTTTTGATTAAAAATATTAACGCCCTGCTTGATGTTAGGGAAAACAAAGGCTCGGAATTTCTTAGTGGAAATTCTTCGGGCGCGCAGAGTGTGTGA
- the pepT gene encoding peptidase T: protein MDIVQRFLNYTKINTTTNRTAGAAGIMPSNPKEFELAGLIKGELEALGIKNISLSEKSILIAKIPSNLDAPAPRVAFFAHLDTSAEQTNDTKAQIVRYEGGDICLNKELEIYLKESENEELQDYKGDEIIVTDGTSLLGADDKAAIAAIVNALEFFVQNPQIKHGEIIACFVPDEEQGLLGAKALDVSEVGADFGYCLDCCGIGEFIYENWNAGDCVVTFKGQSAHPMNAKGKLVNSLLLAHKFISLLPAGEAPEYTEGKEGYFWVKELSGNSAKTVLKIDVREFDEKRYEQRMEFLQKTADGLRAIWGDRIEISLNDRYKNVYNFLKNDDAPAIRFAKQAFKSLNIEPKIKPMRGGYDGAVISAKGLPCPNLFTGGHNFHSIYEYLPVGSLKAASEVVKRIITLATKEA from the coding sequence GTGGATATCGTGCAGAGGTTTTTAAACTACACCAAGATCAACACAACCACGAATAGGACCGCGGGTGCGGCGGGCATAATGCCCTCAAACCCTAAGGAATTCGAGCTCGCAGGCCTCATAAAAGGCGAGCTCGAAGCGCTAGGCATAAAAAATATCAGCCTTAGCGAGAAGTCGATTTTAATCGCTAAAATTCCATCAAATTTAGACGCGCCCGCTCCGAGAGTGGCGTTTTTTGCTCACCTTGATACCAGCGCCGAGCAGACGAATGATACTAAAGCTCAGATCGTAAGATACGAAGGCGGCGATATCTGCCTAAATAAAGAGCTAGAGATCTATCTTAAAGAGAGCGAAAATGAGGAGCTGCAAGATTATAAAGGAGATGAGATCATCGTAACGGACGGCACCAGCTTGCTAGGCGCCGACGATAAGGCGGCGATCGCCGCGATCGTAAATGCGCTGGAATTTTTCGTCCAAAATCCGCAGATAAAGCACGGCGAGATAATCGCTTGCTTCGTGCCGGACGAGGAGCAGGGTTTGCTAGGCGCAAAGGCGCTGGACGTAAGCGAGGTAGGCGCGGATTTTGGCTACTGCCTTGATTGCTGCGGCATCGGCGAGTTTATCTACGAGAACTGGAACGCGGGCGATTGCGTCGTTACCTTCAAAGGCCAGTCCGCTCATCCGATGAACGCCAAGGGCAAGCTCGTAAATTCCTTGCTTTTGGCGCATAAGTTTATCTCGCTGCTGCCCGCGGGCGAGGCGCCCGAATACACAGAGGGCAAGGAGGGCTATTTTTGGGTCAAGGAGCTTAGCGGCAACAGCGCAAAGACCGTCCTAAAGATCGACGTGAGGGAATTTGACGAGAAAAGATACGAGCAGCGCATGGAATTTTTGCAAAAAACTGCGGACGGGCTTCGCGCGATCTGGGGCGATCGGATCGAAATTTCGCTAAACGACCGCTACAAAAACGTCTATAACTTTTTGAAAAACGACGACGCGCCGGCAATTCGGTTTGCGAAGCAGGCCTTTAAAAGCTTAAATATCGAGCCTAAGATCAAGCCTATGCGAGGCGGCTACGACGGCGCCGTTATCTCCGCAAAGGGGCTGCCGTGCCCGAACCTCTTCACCGGCGGGCACAATTTCCACTCGATCTATGAATACCTGCCCGTAGGCTCTTTAAAAGCGGCGAGCGAGGTGGTTAAGCGGATCATAACGTTAGCGACAAAAGAGGCGTGA
- a CDS encoding SapC family protein yields the protein MTPVVLDSVKHADLKYHADAFPTAPFVPVIAPEIPFCADNLVIVFTIEKEPKMVALLGRTKNVLIDKDYKGTVPSSVQNYPFFLAQIGEQTAICFDKDAQQIKGDGEALFKDGKPTPFLQNLKEVMKNYADLDMRTRVAAAEFQKAGILEAKELGINSSGKESSLLNGFSVVNREKLLKLSDKKLADFARRGYLELAYFHLKSLANFQRLGDKIMQLDPPITPKEAKK from the coding sequence ATGACCCCAGTCGTATTAGATAGCGTTAAACACGCGGATTTGAAATATCACGCAGACGCATTTCCCACCGCGCCTTTCGTACCGGTGATCGCGCCAGAGATCCCGTTTTGCGCGGACAACCTCGTTATCGTATTTACCATTGAAAAAGAGCCCAAAATGGTGGCGCTGCTAGGGCGCACCAAAAACGTCCTAATTGATAAGGATTATAAAGGAACGGTGCCTTCTTCGGTGCAGAATTATCCGTTTTTCCTAGCCCAGATCGGCGAGCAGACGGCGATCTGCTTCGATAAAGACGCACAGCAAATCAAAGGCGACGGTGAGGCGCTTTTTAAAGACGGTAAGCCGACGCCGTTTTTACAAAATTTAAAAGAGGTGATGAAAAATTACGCCGATTTAGATATGCGCACGCGCGTTGCCGCGGCTGAATTTCAAAAGGCGGGAATTTTAGAAGCCAAGGAGCTTGGCATCAACTCTAGCGGCAAGGAATCGTCCCTGCTAAACGGCTTTTCGGTCGTAAATCGCGAGAAGCTTTTGAAGTTAAGTGATAAAAAGCTTGCGGATTTTGCGCGCCGCGGATATCTGGAGCTAGCGTATTTCCACCTAAAAAGCCTTGCAAATTTTCAGCGCCTAGGCGATAAGATCATGCAGCTTGACCCGCCGATTACGCCGAAAGAAGCGAAAAAATAG
- a CDS encoding type II secretion system protein, which yields MKGFTMIELIFVIVILGVLAAVAIPRLIATRDDAEVVRTAHNVATSLNDLVGYYTAQGEYNQDFSQMMNVPNPIRVKGHICATYTYDNKEQVTLTKGRDGLCDRVWSMPGLKNIDNIYSSNALIIVK from the coding sequence ATGAAGGGTTTTACTATGATCGAATTAATTTTCGTGATCGTGATTTTAGGTGTTTTGGCGGCAGTTGCCATTCCAAGACTAATAGCTACTAGAGACGATGCTGAAGTAGTGAGGACGGCGCATAATGTAGCCACATCACTCAACGATCTAGTGGGCTACTATACGGCACAAGGTGAGTATAACCAGGATTTTTCACAGATGATGAATGTGCCAAATCCCATAAGGGTTAAAGGTCATATCTGCGCTACATACACATATGACAACAAGGAGCAAGTGACCTTAACCAAAGGCAGAGATGGCTTATGTGATCGGGTATGGAGTATGCCGGGGCTTAAAAATATAGATAATATCTATAGTTCAAACGCTCTTATTATCGTTAAATAA
- a CDS encoding 3'(2'),5'-bisphosphate nucleotidase CysQ family protein: protein MDLNELLALATDAAKKANAAIMQNYDKFDIFVKADRSPLTNADLAANDAIMRALEPSGIAICSEERVLDSKRRMSEERFWLVDPLDGTKEFIARNGEFCVCIALIEHGRPILAVIGIPISGDIYSSNGGRVYKNGALLARPNSAPQTFMHGHHGKSVKYAQFAQRFKMQLVRKGSAIKFCILAEGGASAYARFSDCSLWDIAAGDFLLHQNGGAVVDLKTMKAPLYNGKSLINNHYLAVGASAMKNLSEMLEFAKNF from the coding sequence ATGGATTTAAACGAGCTTTTAGCGCTCGCGACGGACGCCGCAAAAAAGGCAAATGCCGCGATAATGCAAAACTACGATAAATTTGATATCTTTGTCAAGGCGGACAGATCGCCGCTTACGAATGCCGATCTTGCGGCAAATGATGCGATAATGCGTGCCCTGGAGCCCAGCGGCATCGCGATCTGCTCGGAAGAGCGCGTATTGGATAGCAAACGGCGCATGAGCGAGGAGAGATTTTGGCTGGTAGATCCGCTGGACGGCACGAAGGAGTTCATCGCGCGCAACGGCGAGTTTTGTGTTTGCATCGCGCTGATAGAGCATGGACGCCCGATTTTAGCGGTAATCGGCATCCCTATAAGCGGCGATATATATAGTTCAAACGGCGGCAGAGTTTATAAAAACGGCGCGCTGCTTGCTCGCCCAAATAGCGCGCCGCAAACATTTATGCACGGCCACCACGGCAAATCCGTAAAATACGCGCAATTCGCGCAAAGATTTAAAATGCAGCTCGTACGCAAAGGCTCTGCGATAAAATTTTGCATCTTAGCCGAGGGGGGCGCCAGCGCGTATGCGAGATTTAGCGACTGCTCGCTTTGGGACATCGCCGCTGGGGATTTTTTGCTGCATCAAAACGGCGGAGCGGTGGTAGATCTAAAGACGATGAAGGCGCCTCTTTATAATGGAAAAAGCCTGATAAATAACCATTATTTGGCGGTCGGCGCGAGTGCGATGAAAAATTTATCTGAAATGTTAGAATTCGCAAAGAACTTTTAA
- a CDS encoding disulfide oxidoreductase — MILKFQNRYSKKFLAFCAIWALFWLAFSYFFLQKFLFIYPESFSIHVRFALCAIALGAVILAVCGKDVYGAICGYAVWFYGAALGFVSSLNLAKIHTVLRESGDMSGMSGCGGAVRFLNFDISAVPIFKPFNSCAFDVPAVPTDTTLEGLQAKLTALYSGGWYLFPASKSVDLAQFWSFIFIFFAIIWMIGILLGFLNKKAWDLKPHAK, encoded by the coding sequence ATGATTCTAAAATTTCAAAACAGATACTCTAAAAAATTTCTCGCTTTTTGCGCTATTTGGGCGCTTTTTTGGCTAGCGTTTTCATATTTTTTCTTGCAAAAATTCCTTTTTATCTATCCGGAAAGCTTTAGTATTCACGTAAGATTCGCACTTTGCGCCATAGCGCTAGGAGCGGTGATTTTAGCGGTTTGCGGCAAGGATGTTTACGGCGCGATCTGCGGATATGCGGTGTGGTTTTACGGCGCGGCGCTGGGATTTGTCTCGTCACTAAATTTAGCTAAAATTCACACGGTACTGCGAGAGAGCGGAGATATGAGCGGGATGAGCGGCTGCGGCGGAGCGGTGAGATTTTTAAATTTTGATATAAGCGCAGTGCCAATTTTTAAGCCATTTAATAGCTGTGCATTTGATGTACCGGCGGTGCCGACCGATACAACGCTAGAGGGGCTGCAAGCCAAACTAACGGCGCTTTATAGCGGAGGCTGGTATCTATTCCCGGCAAGTAAAAGCGTGGATCTGGCACAATTTTGGAGTTTTATCTTTATATTTTTCGCAATTATTTGGATGATTGGAATTTTGCTTGGATTTTTGAATAAAAAGGCGTGGGATTTAAAACCCCACGCAAAATAG